A single window of Cydia strobilella chromosome 18, ilCydStro3.1, whole genome shotgun sequence DNA harbors:
- the LOC134749230 gene encoding uncharacterized protein LOC134749230: MKLLLLTLFVAVGFANPIPADPSGDAVEVVVNGLAEGEALDIGHIVDVKVKEIVDGEVAAVANALHPFTAQGLAEAAAAAEAEQAAAMPEIAEPVVPEVPEVIVLPEPGTPEVVPEPVVKPEPAVPEVIPAPIVLPEPATPEVAPDPVVLPEPAAPEVVPAPIEMPEPGAPEVAPGVVPEPIAVGELPEVPDTPQINGEIFNNGVVSIMVNTPEDTGVVATLSSWVSMMVNYVHSGIAYTQQLI; encoded by the coding sequence ATGAAACTTCTACTGTTGACTTTGTTCGTTGCGGTGGGCTTCGCCAACCCCATCCCCGCGGATCCCTCCGGAGATGCCGTGGAAGTGGTTGTCAACGGCTTAGCCGAGGGCGAGGCTTTGGACATCGGGCATATCGTCGACGTCAAAGTGAAGGAAATCGTGGATGGAGAGGTAGCCGCCGTCGCTAACGCTCTCCATCCGTTCACCGCCCAAGGACTAGCCgaggctgccgccgccgccgaagCTGAACAAGCTGCTGCCATGCCTGAAATTGCTGAGCCTGTTGTCCCTGAGGTCCCCGAGGTTATCGTGTTGCCGGAGCCTGGTACTCCTGAGGTGGTGCCTGAGCCCGTAGTTAAACCTGAGCCCGCTGTCCCTGAGGTTATCCCCGCCCCCATCGTGCTGCCTGAGCCTGCTACGCCTGAGGTGGCTCCTGACCCCGTTGTCCTGCCCGAGCCCGCTGCCCCTGAGGTCGTCCCTGCCCCAATCGAGATGCCTGAGCCCGGTGCCCCTGAAGTCGCCCCCGGAGTAGTCCCGGAACCGATTGCCGTCGGGGAGCTCCCCGAGGTTCCCGACACTCCCCAGATCAACGGCGAGATCTTTAACAACGGCGTCGTCTCCATAATGGTGAACACGCCCGAGGACACTGGTGTCGTCGCCACGCTCTCTTCTTGGGTCAGCATGATGGTGAACTACGTCCACAGCGGAATTGCATACACTCAGCAACTCATCTAA